A single Drosophila ananassae strain 14024-0371.13 chromosome 3L, ASM1763931v2, whole genome shotgun sequence DNA region contains:
- the LOC116654774 gene encoding uncharacterized protein LOC116654774 — protein MATISRSWHKCGDFSHLPVQDRITQALQLVLHATATASPSSIGGWIQKRASDQPAVRTFVQRWAMIPPKLACSGKMRQRAPKELQYTLKIPAPAPALALASCNTHIIHKCCHSHCRSWRGSAVSAFVSVSAVSL, from the exons ATGGCGACCATATCTCGGAGCTGGCACAAAT GTGGCGATTTTTCACATTTGCCCG TGCAGGATCGGATAACACAAGCTCTACAATTAGTACTacatgcaactgcaactgcatctCCATCGTCCATCGGAGGATGGATCCAAAAACGGGCAAGTGACCAGCCAGCAGTTCGTACATTCGTGCAGCGTTGGGCAATGATCCCCCCAAAATTGGCGTGCAGCGGAAAAATGAGACAACGTGCTCCGAAAGAGCTCCAATATACTCTCAAaattccagctccagctccagctctagCTCTAGCTTCATGCAACACGCACATAATTCATAAATGTTGCCACAGCCATTGCCGCAGCTGGCGGGGATCTGCGGTATCTGCATTTGTGTCGGTATCCGCGGTGTCTCTCTAG